A single window of Streptomyces cathayae DNA harbors:
- a CDS encoding slipin family protein, with translation MVEELVAAGVVLASVGAVGLLSAARVVKQYERGVVLRLGRLRPQVRGPGLTLVVPFVEQLHKVNLQIVTMPVPAQEGITRDNVTVRVDAVVYFKVVDASAALINVEDYRFAVSQMAQTSLRSIIGKSDLDDLLSDREKLNQGLELMIDSPAVGWGVQIDRVEIKDVSLPDTMKRSMARQAEADRERRARVINADAELQASKKLAEAAQQMEETPSALQLRLLQTIVAVAAEKNSTLVLPFPVELLRFLERSAQPPAQGPVEQRRSTPSRSNGDQEEANSSQGQTP, from the coding sequence ATGGTCGAGGAACTGGTGGCGGCGGGAGTGGTGCTGGCGTCCGTCGGAGCGGTCGGTCTGCTGTCGGCGGCGCGGGTCGTCAAGCAGTACGAGCGCGGGGTGGTCCTCCGGCTCGGCAGGCTCCGCCCCCAGGTGCGGGGGCCGGGGCTCACGCTGGTCGTTCCGTTCGTGGAGCAGCTGCACAAGGTCAATCTGCAGATCGTCACGATGCCGGTGCCCGCGCAGGAGGGCATCACCCGGGACAACGTCACCGTGCGGGTGGACGCGGTCGTCTACTTCAAGGTCGTCGACGCCTCCGCCGCACTCATCAACGTCGAGGACTACCGGTTCGCGGTCTCCCAGATGGCGCAGACCTCACTGCGTTCCATCATCGGCAAGAGCGACCTCGACGATCTGCTGTCCGACCGGGAGAAACTGAACCAGGGGCTGGAGTTGATGATCGACAGCCCGGCGGTCGGCTGGGGCGTGCAGATCGACCGGGTCGAGATCAAGGACGTCTCGCTGCCCGACACGATGAAGCGGTCCATGGCCCGGCAGGCGGAGGCCGACCGCGAGCGGCGGGCCCGGGTCATCAACGCCGACGCCGAACTGCAGGCGTCGAAGAAACTGGCCGAGGCCGCCCAGCAGATGGAGGAGACGCCGTCCGCGCTGCAGCTGCGGCTGCTGCAGACGATCGTGGCGGTCGCGGCCGAGAAGAACTCCACCCTGGTGCTGCCCTTCCCGGTGGAGCTGCTGCGCTTTTTGGAACGGTCCGCCCAGCCGCCGGCACAGGGCCCGGTGGAGCAGCGTCGGTCCACCCCGTCCCGCTCGAACGGGGATCAGGAAGAGGCGAATTCAAGCCAGGGTCAGACGCCCTGA
- a CDS encoding MFS transporter: protein MSGTTTAAALRRRAAGAGANRWVVLVVLCTSLLLVAVDATVLHVAVPAVTEDLRPGGMELLWIVDSYPLVCASLLILFGTLGDRVGRRRVLLLGYALFGVASGIAALADNAQVLIAARVLLGVGGAMIMPATLSILRQVFPDRRERALAIGVWSAVAAVGAAVGPLLGGFLLEHFWWGSVFLINIPLMLVSLPVGRILLPESKGEGSGPWDVVGALMAAAGLFAVVLGVKRLGGASAADGGVWTALTLVAGAALLSVFVRRQRRRAHPLVDLRMFARPAFSTSVGCIVLAMLALVGLELIAAQYLQLVLGLSPLETGLRLLPLTFAAMAAGLAGARLLRRFGPRRMVCFGFCLTAVAVLLLTGMGGQDNRTLLLSGFVLLGFGLETTLFGAYESMLSEAPPEQAGGAAAIGETSYQLGAGIGIALLGSVMNAVYAPGLTGVPGVPASASTAAGHSLGEAHQVAAQLGGPAGAALLDAARHAFVHGLHVTLLVSAGLLLLGAAMALWLPRAMHCETATAGETPADVPAEASTDVPADGLSEASGKAVDVPAPRAAADSHVPV, encoded by the coding sequence ATGTCCGGGACGACCACGGCCGCCGCGCTGCGCCGTAGGGCGGCCGGGGCCGGTGCCAACCGCTGGGTGGTGCTCGTCGTCCTCTGCACCAGCCTGCTGCTCGTGGCCGTCGACGCGACCGTGCTGCACGTGGCGGTCCCCGCGGTCACGGAGGACCTCAGGCCCGGCGGGATGGAACTGCTCTGGATCGTCGACTCCTACCCGCTGGTCTGCGCCTCGCTGCTGATCCTGTTCGGCACCCTGGGCGACCGGGTCGGGCGCAGACGCGTACTCCTGCTCGGCTACGCCCTGTTCGGCGTCGCCTCCGGCATCGCGGCCCTCGCGGACAACGCGCAGGTGCTGATCGCGGCGCGGGTGCTGCTGGGCGTCGGCGGCGCGATGATCATGCCCGCGACGCTGTCGATCCTGCGGCAGGTCTTTCCGGACCGGCGCGAGCGGGCGCTCGCCATCGGCGTCTGGAGCGCGGTCGCCGCGGTCGGCGCGGCGGTCGGCCCCCTGCTCGGCGGGTTCCTGCTGGAGCACTTCTGGTGGGGCTCGGTCTTCCTCATCAACATTCCGCTGATGCTGGTCAGCCTCCCGGTGGGGCGGATCCTGCTGCCGGAGTCGAAGGGTGAGGGCAGCGGCCCCTGGGACGTGGTGGGCGCGCTGATGGCCGCCGCCGGGCTGTTCGCGGTGGTCCTGGGCGTGAAGCGGCTCGGCGGCGCATCCGCCGCCGACGGCGGTGTGTGGACCGCCCTGACGCTGGTCGCGGGCGCCGCCCTGCTCTCCGTCTTCGTCCGCAGGCAGCGGCGACGCGCGCACCCGCTGGTCGACCTGCGGATGTTCGCCCGGCCGGCGTTCAGTACGTCGGTGGGCTGCATCGTGCTGGCGATGCTCGCCCTGGTGGGCCTGGAGCTGATCGCCGCGCAGTACCTCCAGCTCGTCCTGGGGCTGTCCCCGCTGGAGACCGGGCTGCGCCTGCTGCCGCTGACGTTCGCGGCGATGGCGGCGGGGCTGGCGGGTGCGCGGCTGCTGCGCAGGTTCGGGCCGCGCCGCATGGTCTGCTTCGGCTTCTGTCTGACGGCCGTCGCGGTGCTGCTGCTGACCGGGATGGGCGGGCAGGACAACCGCACCCTGCTGCTGAGCGGATTCGTCCTGCTCGGCTTCGGCCTGGAGACCACCCTGTTCGGGGCGTACGAGTCGATGCTGAGCGAAGCGCCCCCGGAACAGGCGGGCGGGGCCGCAGCCATAGGCGAGACCTCGTACCAACTGGGCGCCGGCATCGGGATCGCGCTCCTCGGCAGCGTCATGAACGCCGTCTACGCGCCCGGCCTCACCGGTGTTCCCGGGGTGCCCGCGTCGGCGTCCACGGCGGCGGGGCACTCGCTGGGGGAGGCCCACCAGGTCGCCGCCCAACTCGGCGGGCCCGCCGGAGCCGCCCTGCTGGACGCGGCGCGCCACGCCTTCGTGCACGGGCTGCATGTGACCCTGCTGGTCAGCGCCGGCCTGCTGCTGCTCGGGGCCGCGATGGCGCTGTGGCTGCCGCGGGCGATGCACTGCGAGACGGCGACGGCAGGGGAAACGCCCGCGGATGTGCCGGCCGAGGCATCCACGGACGTGCCCGCCGATGGACTTTCGGAGGCATCGGGCAAAGCCGTCGACGTGCCCGCCCCGCGAGCGGCCGCGGACTCCCACGTCCCGGTGTGA
- the tnpA gene encoding IS200/IS605 family transposase, giving the protein MAVTLRSNANITFQCAFHVVWCPKCRRRVLGGRIEARLEEIIREVVAEKGAWLVELEVMPDHVHLLVEVDPQFGVHRLVKAVKGRPSRVLREEFPALKSRLPTLWTNSYFVATVGSAQLEVVKKYVESQKNV; this is encoded by the coding sequence GTGGCAGTTACCTTGCGCTCGAACGCGAACATCACGTTCCAGTGCGCCTTTCACGTGGTGTGGTGCCCGAAGTGCCGGCGCCGTGTGCTGGGCGGGCGGATCGAAGCGCGGCTGGAGGAGATCATCCGGGAGGTCGTGGCCGAGAAGGGTGCGTGGCTGGTCGAGTTGGAGGTCATGCCGGACCACGTTCACCTCCTGGTGGAGGTCGACCCGCAGTTCGGTGTGCACCGGCTCGTGAAGGCGGTCAAGGGTCGGCCCTCCCGCGTGCTGCGGGAGGAGTTCCCGGCGCTGAAGTCGCGCCTGCCCACGCTGTGGACCAACAGCTACTTCGTCGCCACTGTCGGCAGCGCACAGCTGGAGGTCGTGAAGAAGTACGTCGAGAGCCAGAAAAACGTCTGA
- a CDS encoding cell division protein SepF: MGSVRKASAWLGLVDDNEDERYYDDDYSDGTEPGDAWVTDPRVKVATDVAEEKGRRIGTVTPDSFRDARAIGELFRDGIPVIINLTAMDAGDAKRVVDFAAGLIFGLRGSIERVSNRVFLLSPADTVVVSGEPAVHRSDGFYNQS; encoded by the coding sequence ATGGGATCGGTACGCAAGGCAAGTGCCTGGCTTGGCCTCGTCGACGACAACGAAGACGAGCGTTACTACGACGACGACTACTCCGACGGAACCGAGCCGGGGGACGCCTGGGTCACCGATCCGCGGGTCAAGGTGGCCACGGACGTCGCCGAGGAGAAGGGCCGCCGCATCGGCACGGTCACCCCGGACAGCTTCCGGGACGCCCGCGCCATCGGCGAGCTGTTCCGGGACGGGATCCCCGTCATCATCAACCTCACCGCCATGGACGCCGGTGACGCCAAGCGCGTCGTCGACTTCGCCGCAGGGCTGATCTTCGGTCTGCGCGGCTCCATCGAGCGCGTGTCCAACCGCGTGTTCCTGCTCAGCCCGGCCGACACCGTGGTCGTCAGCGGGGAGCCCGCGGTGCACCGGTCGGACGGCTTCTACAACCAGAGCTGA
- a CDS encoding I78 family peptidase inhibitor: MAPLPTHSAEPDDSPDAYVGLPADRAERLARERGWSTVRALPPGAIITMEYLVGRLNFEVRNGSVARSWKG, from the coding sequence ATGGCACCCCTTCCGACACACTCCGCGGAACCCGACGACAGCCCGGACGCCTATGTGGGCCTGCCCGCGGACCGCGCCGAGCGACTCGCGCGCGAGCGCGGCTGGTCGACGGTGCGGGCGCTGCCGCCGGGAGCGATCATCACCATGGAGTACCTCGTGGGACGGCTGAACTTCGAGGTGCGCAACGGCAGCGTGGCGCGGTCCTGGAAGGGCTGA
- a CDS encoding phosphatase PAP2 family protein gives MRTERKPTRLDRVFARLDREPERPAHIDMPRMSRHRTVLFGSTLAFYVAIVWAVVITSWLVRLDWRVMFFRPYEQWAQLHAFVDYYVVLGQRGPTAVMVAAWLGWRSWRQHTLRPLLALGVSLLLLNITVGAAKYGMGRLGPHYATEIGSSEMWLGGSIFPSGHTANAVVTWGILAYLASTPRARRWLSALSAVTSLGVGLSTVYLGTHWLSDVLLGWVAGLLILLALPWFEPMIARAEDRIFDWRDRWRERRSARQGRTVPVAPLPAAAPVMLRPLTDREDTAVPEPVSASRSATRSPVYLAPGPHTGRAERTPVTPTGSRRPSHGERHPRGSAPSARP, from the coding sequence GTGCGTACCGAACGTAAGCCCACCCGTCTGGACCGGGTGTTCGCGAGGCTGGACCGTGAGCCGGAACGACCGGCTCACATCGACATGCCCCGAATGAGCCGGCACCGGACGGTGCTCTTCGGCTCCACCCTGGCCTTCTACGTGGCGATCGTGTGGGCCGTCGTCATCACCTCCTGGCTGGTCCGGCTGGACTGGCGGGTGATGTTCTTCCGTCCCTACGAGCAGTGGGCACAGCTCCACGCCTTCGTCGACTACTACGTGGTGCTCGGCCAGCGCGGCCCGACCGCGGTGATGGTCGCCGCCTGGCTGGGCTGGCGCTCCTGGCGGCAGCACACGCTGCGCCCGCTGCTCGCGCTCGGAGTCTCCCTGCTGCTGCTCAACATCACCGTCGGTGCCGCGAAGTACGGCATGGGGCGCCTCGGACCGCACTACGCCACCGAGATCGGATCCAGCGAGATGTGGCTCGGCGGCAGCATATTTCCCAGCGGTCACACCGCCAACGCCGTGGTGACCTGGGGAATCCTGGCCTATCTGGCCTCCACTCCGAGAGCACGGCGCTGGCTGTCCGCCCTGTCCGCGGTGACCTCGCTCGGTGTCGGTCTGTCCACCGTCTACCTCGGCACCCACTGGCTGAGCGACGTACTGCTCGGCTGGGTGGCCGGCCTGCTGATCCTGCTGGCACTGCCCTGGTTCGAGCCGATGATCGCCCGTGCCGAGGACCGGATCTTCGACTGGCGCGACCGCTGGCGCGAGCGCCGGTCCGCGCGTCAGGGCCGTACGGTGCCCGTCGCCCCCCTGCCCGCCGCAGCGCCGGTCATGCTCAGGCCGCTCACCGACCGCGAGGACACCGCGGTCCCCGAGCCGGTCTCCGCGTCCCGTTCCGCCACCCGGTCACCCGTCTACCTGGCGCCCGGCCCGCACACGGGCCGGGCGGAGCGCACTCCGGTCACCCCGACGGGCAGCCGCCGCCCGTCGCACGGGGAACGCCATCCGCGCGGCAGCGCGCCGTCGGCCCGCCCCTGA
- a CDS encoding acyl-CoA dehydrogenase family protein, whose amino-acid sequence MSAPSKSSKLPPFDPADPLGLDDLLEPEDLAVRDTVRAWAGDRVLPHVADWYEKGELPGIRELARELGGIGALGMPLRGYGCAGASAVQYGLACLELEAADSGIRSLVSVQGSLAMYAIHRFGSEEQKQRWLPEMAAGEVIGCFGLTEPDHGSDPAAMRTYAKRDGGDWVLNGRKMWITNGSVAGVAVVWAQTDDGIRGFVVPTDSAGFSAPEIKHKWSLRASVTSELVLDEVRLPADAVLPEVTGLRGPLSCLTHARYGIVWGAMGAARACFEAAVDYAKSREQFGRPIGGFQLTQAKLADMAVELHKGTLLAHHLGRRMDAGRLRPEQVSFGKLNNVREAIDICRTARTILGANGISLEYPVMRHATNLESVLTYEGTVEMHQLVLGKAFTGIDAFR is encoded by the coding sequence ATGTCCGCCCCATCGAAGTCATCGAAGCTGCCCCCCTTCGACCCGGCCGACCCGCTGGGCCTGGACGACCTGCTGGAGCCGGAGGACCTGGCGGTCCGGGACACCGTGCGCGCCTGGGCGGGCGACCGGGTGCTGCCCCATGTCGCCGACTGGTACGAGAAGGGCGAACTGCCCGGCATCCGGGAGCTGGCCCGGGAGCTCGGCGGGATCGGTGCGCTCGGCATGCCCCTGCGCGGCTACGGCTGTGCGGGTGCCTCGGCCGTGCAGTACGGGCTCGCCTGCCTGGAACTGGAGGCCGCCGACTCCGGCATCCGGTCCCTGGTCTCCGTACAGGGCTCGCTCGCCATGTACGCGATCCACCGGTTCGGCAGTGAGGAGCAGAAGCAGCGGTGGCTGCCGGAGATGGCCGCCGGTGAGGTCATCGGCTGCTTCGGGCTCACCGAACCCGACCACGGCTCCGACCCCGCGGCCATGCGGACGTACGCCAAGCGCGACGGCGGGGACTGGGTCCTGAACGGTCGCAAGATGTGGATCACCAACGGGTCCGTGGCCGGTGTCGCCGTGGTGTGGGCGCAGACCGACGACGGAATCCGCGGGTTCGTGGTGCCCACCGACAGCGCCGGGTTCTCGGCACCGGAGATCAAGCACAAGTGGTCGCTGCGCGCCTCCGTCACCAGCGAACTGGTCCTCGACGAGGTGCGGCTGCCCGCCGACGCCGTACTGCCCGAGGTGACCGGGCTGCGCGGACCGCTCAGCTGCCTGACGCACGCCCGGTACGGGATCGTCTGGGGCGCGATGGGCGCGGCGCGCGCCTGCTTCGAGGCCGCCGTCGACTACGCGAAGTCGCGGGAGCAGTTCGGGCGGCCCATCGGCGGGTTCCAGCTGACGCAGGCCAAACTCGCCGACATGGCGGTCGAACTGCACAAGGGGACACTGCTCGCCCATCATCTCGGGCGGCGCATGGACGCCGGCCGCCTGCGTCCCGAGCAGGTCAGCTTCGGCAAGTTGAACAACGTCCGTGAGGCCATCGACATCTGCCGCACGGCCCGCACCATCCTCGGCGCCAACGGGATCTCGCTCGAATACCCCGTGATGCGGCACGCGACGAACCTCGAATCGGTGCTCACCTACGAGGGCACCGTGGAGATGCACCAGCTGGTGCTGGGCAAGGCGTTCACCGGGATCGACGCGTTCCGGTAG
- a CDS encoding glycosyltransferase family 39 protein: MTDLETRALPFRPGPPSCPGPLRRAAPALLGYAAVRALGLAVLVLWSEARGKSAYTLLTARWDALWYTRIAELGYGYEVHLPNGDVHSNLAFFPLLPWLERLLAAVSPLSYADGGFVVAVLASLAAAWGIFAVADHVYGPRIGVCAVLLWAVLPVAVVQSMAYSESLFTALAAWSLYAVLTGRWVVAGGLAGLAGLTRPVGLAVVAAVWVAGIASLAHGRRLPAGFRSFGGSLRAAAVGGARSGERAAPHQDTRRVPAPEGAHVPPGAPGVRVRRALGMFLAPLGAAGYVLWVGHRTGKGPFGYLDVQAGWRNGFDGGYAFARFTLEKFTSFPSAPAGLGLVLGVGLLVWLYVICVRQRQPLPLLVYAGVVTALALCASSYFGSKPRLLMPAFPLLLPLAQGLARLRTPRSALVVASAAVASAVYGAFWLNGSGPP, encoded by the coding sequence GTGACCGATCTCGAGACGCGCGCCCTGCCGTTCCGCCCCGGCCCGCCGTCCTGTCCCGGCCCGCTGCGCCGGGCCGCGCCGGCGCTCCTCGGGTACGCGGCCGTGCGCGCCCTGGGTCTGGCCGTCCTGGTGCTGTGGAGCGAGGCGCGCGGCAAGAGCGCCTACACCCTGCTGACGGCCCGCTGGGACGCGCTCTGGTACACGCGGATCGCCGAGCTGGGGTACGGCTACGAGGTGCACCTCCCGAACGGGGACGTGCACTCGAACCTGGCCTTCTTCCCCCTGCTTCCCTGGCTGGAGCGGCTGCTGGCGGCGGTGTCCCCGCTGTCGTACGCCGACGGGGGCTTCGTCGTCGCCGTGCTGGCCTCGCTCGCCGCCGCCTGGGGGATCTTCGCGGTGGCGGACCACGTGTACGGGCCGCGGATCGGGGTGTGCGCGGTGCTGCTCTGGGCCGTGCTGCCGGTCGCTGTCGTCCAGTCGATGGCGTACAGCGAGTCCCTGTTCACGGCACTCGCCGCGTGGTCGTTGTACGCGGTGCTGACCGGGCGCTGGGTGGTGGCCGGGGGACTGGCGGGTCTGGCCGGTCTGACCCGCCCGGTGGGGCTGGCGGTGGTCGCGGCGGTCTGGGTGGCGGGCATCGCCTCCCTCGCGCACGGCCGTCGCCTCCCCGCAGGCTTCCGCTCGTTCGGGGGAAGCCTGCGGGCGGCAGCGGTGGGCGGCGCGCGCTCCGGGGAACGCGCCGCCCCGCACCAGGACACCCGGCGCGTTCCCGCACCCGAGGGCGCGCACGTGCCGCCGGGCGCCCCCGGCGTCCGCGTCCGCCGGGCGCTCGGCATGTTCCTCGCTCCGCTCGGCGCCGCCGGTTACGTTCTGTGGGTCGGCCACCGGACCGGGAAGGGGCCGTTCGGGTATCTCGATGTGCAGGCCGGATGGCGGAACGGGTTCGACGGGGGTTATGCCTTCGCCCGGTTCACCCTCGAGAAGTTCACGTCGTTTCCCTCGGCCCCGGCGGGGCTCGGACTGGTCCTCGGGGTCGGCCTGCTGGTGTGGCTGTACGTGATCTGTGTACGGCAGCGCCAGCCGCTCCCGCTGCTGGTGTACGCCGGTGTCGTCACCGCCCTCGCCCTGTGCGCGTCGAGCTACTTCGGTTCGAAGCCGCGTCTGCTCATGCCCGCCTTCCCGTTGCTGCTGCCCCTGGCGCAGGGCCTGGCCCGGCTGCGTACGCCCAGGTCGGCACTGGTGGTGGCGTCCGCCGCGGTGGCCTCGGCGGTCTACGGCGCCTTCTGGCTGAACGGTTCCGGTCCACCCTGA
- a CDS encoding DUF5685 family protein encodes MFGMVRPCRHRLGERLTAQWTAHLCGLCLALRGDHGQLARVVTNYDGLLVSVLTEAQAVRADAGRRTAGPCPLRGMRTASVAHGEGARLAAAVSLVLASAKVRDHVADGDGLLARRPVALAARRVAASWDRAGARTGSAVGFDTAVLVDAVDRQAGIEALAGPGTPILTVTEPTETATAAAFAHTAVLAGRAHNAGPLAEAGRLFGRLAHLLDAVEDLEADAAAGAWNPLTATGTPLAEARRLADDAVHGIRLALREVEFGDGGLAHRLLVHELPNSVHRAFDTVSCAHGSGPYAPPGAPGMPGGPVPPEPPRRDRRGLLAGCAVWLGLACTCQMCCGTYGDPWSGEHKEGVCSRYDCGGCCDCCNCCECCSRCGEDGGCDCGCDC; translated from the coding sequence ATGTTCGGAATGGTCAGGCCCTGCCGGCATCGGCTCGGTGAACGCCTCACGGCTCAGTGGACGGCGCATCTGTGCGGGTTGTGCCTGGCGTTGCGCGGTGACCACGGGCAGCTCGCACGCGTGGTCACCAACTACGACGGGCTGCTCGTCTCGGTCCTGACGGAGGCTCAGGCGGTCCGTGCGGACGCCGGACGGCGCACGGCGGGGCCGTGTCCGCTGCGCGGCATGCGGACCGCCTCCGTCGCGCACGGCGAGGGCGCGCGACTCGCGGCGGCCGTCTCGCTGGTCCTGGCCTCCGCCAAGGTGCGCGACCATGTGGCCGACGGGGACGGGCTGCTGGCCCGCCGACCGGTGGCGCTCGCCGCGCGCCGCGTCGCCGCGAGCTGGGACCGGGCCGGGGCGCGGACCGGTTCGGCCGTCGGGTTCGACACGGCCGTCCTGGTCGACGCCGTCGACCGGCAGGCCGGCATCGAGGCCCTGGCCGGGCCGGGTACCCCGATCCTCACCGTCACCGAACCGACCGAGACCGCCACCGCGGCGGCCTTCGCGCACACCGCGGTGCTCGCCGGGCGCGCGCACAACGCCGGGCCGCTGGCCGAGGCCGGGCGTCTCTTCGGCCGGCTCGCCCATCTCCTGGACGCCGTGGAGGACCTGGAGGCCGACGCCGCGGCGGGCGCGTGGAACCCCCTCACCGCCACCGGAACCCCCCTCGCCGAGGCCCGCCGGCTCGCCGACGACGCCGTGCACGGCATCCGGCTCGCGCTGCGCGAGGTGGAGTTCGGCGACGGAGGTCTGGCGCACCGGCTGCTCGTCCACGAACTGCCCAACTCCGTCCACCGTGCCTTCGATACCGTTTCTTGTGCCCACGGCTCCGGCCCCTACGCCCCGCCCGGCGCACCGGGCATGCCCGGCGGCCCGGTGCCGCCCGAGCCGCCGCGCCGCGACCGGCGCGGGTTGCTCGCCGGCTGCGCGGTGTGGCTGGGGCTGGCCTGTACGTGCCAGATGTGCTGCGGCACGTACGGGGATCCCTGGAGCGGGGAGCACAAGGAGGGGGTCTGTTCCCGGTACGACTGCGGCGGGTGCTGCGACTGCTGCAACTGTTGTGAGTGCTGCAGTCGCTGCGGTGAGGACGGCGGTTGCGACTGCGGCTGCGACTGCTGA
- a CDS encoding S1 family peptidase, which yields MRIKRTTPRSGISRRTRLIAVSTGLVAAAAIAIPSANASEAPATFSSAELNSVSGSVLKADIPGTAWAVDSKTNRVVVTVDSTVSQAEIAQIKQQAGADADALQIKRTPGTFSKLIQGGDAIYASSWRCSLGFNVRSSSGVEYFLTAGHCTDGAGTWYSNSARTTAIGTTAGSSFPGNDYGIVRYTGSVSRPGTANGVDITRAATPAVGTTVIRDGSTTGTHSGRVTALNATVNYGGGDIVSGLIQTTVCAEPGDSGGSLYGSNGTAYGLTSGGSGNCSSGGTTFFQPVTEALSAYGVSVY from the coding sequence GTGAGGATCAAGCGCACCACCCCCCGCAGCGGCATCTCGAGACGCACCCGGCTGATCGCCGTCTCCACCGGCCTCGTGGCCGCCGCCGCGATCGCGATCCCCAGCGCGAACGCGTCCGAAGCACCCGCCACCTTCAGTTCCGCCGAGCTCAACAGCGTCAGCGGATCGGTACTGAAGGCCGACATCCCGGGCACCGCCTGGGCCGTCGACAGCAAGACCAACCGGGTCGTCGTCACGGTCGACAGCACGGTGTCCCAGGCCGAGATCGCGCAGATCAAGCAGCAGGCCGGTGCCGACGCCGACGCGCTGCAGATCAAGCGCACGCCCGGTACGTTCAGCAAGCTCATCCAGGGCGGCGACGCCATCTACGCGAGTAGCTGGCGCTGCTCCCTCGGCTTCAACGTCCGCAGCAGCAGCGGTGTCGAGTACTTCCTGACCGCCGGTCACTGCACCGACGGCGCGGGCACCTGGTACTCCAACTCCGCCCGCACCACGGCCATCGGCACGACCGCCGGCTCCAGCTTCCCGGGCAACGACTACGGCATCGTGCGCTACACCGGTTCCGTCAGCCGCCCCGGCACCGCGAACGGCGTGGACATCACCCGCGCGGCCACCCCGGCTGTGGGCACCACCGTCATCCGTGACGGCTCCACCACGGGTACGCACAGCGGCCGGGTCACCGCGCTCAACGCGACCGTGAACTACGGCGGCGGCGACATCGTCTCCGGCCTCATCCAGACCACGGTCTGCGCCGAGCCCGGCGACTCCGGCGGCTCGCTGTACGGCAGCAACGGCACCGCGTACGGTCTGACCTCCGGCGGCAGCGGCAACTGCTCCTCCGGCGGCACGACCTTCTTCCAGCCGGTGACGGAGGCCCTGAGCGCCTACGGCGTCAGCGTCTACTAG
- a CDS encoding RNA-guided endonuclease InsQ/TnpB family protein, whose amino-acid sequence MLAGRKYRLGLTAEQAEMAEEFGNICRSVWNTALEQRREYRRRGAWMNYVPQAAELADAKREYEWLRAAPSHVLQQTLKDLDKACRTHGTFKVRWRSKACWNPSFRFPAGNLVTVERLNRAWGRAKLPKLGWVTFRWSRHPGGEIRSATVSRKAGHWYISFLVEDGILTPGRHAGTPVGIDRGVVVAAATSTGDFHDREFVTAGEKSRYRRLQQRLARSKKGSANRRKTLAAMNRIMGRVTDRRADFCAQTANRLTTRHSVVVLEDLRTKNMTASAKGTKAEPGRNVCQKAGLNRAILDKGWHRMELAIRNAARSTGTEVVLVNPAYTSQTCNRCGHVDAKNRESQAAFVCTSCGHRDHADVNAAKNILSAAGHAVPACGDLAVGRSVKQELPGPREAVPVQLAFELVGIPRL is encoded by the coding sequence ATGCTGGCCGGACGGAAGTACCGGCTCGGCCTCACGGCCGAGCAGGCGGAGATGGCGGAGGAGTTCGGGAACATCTGCCGGTCGGTGTGGAACACCGCTCTCGAACAGCGCCGCGAGTACCGGCGGCGCGGGGCGTGGATGAACTACGTCCCGCAGGCTGCCGAGCTGGCCGACGCCAAGCGCGAGTACGAGTGGCTGCGCGCCGCCCCCTCGCATGTCCTCCAGCAGACCCTGAAGGACCTCGACAAGGCATGCCGGACCCACGGCACATTCAAGGTCCGCTGGCGCTCCAAGGCCTGCTGGAACCCCTCGTTCAGGTTCCCCGCCGGGAACCTCGTCACAGTGGAACGGCTGAACCGCGCATGGGGCCGCGCGAAGCTGCCCAAGCTGGGCTGGGTCACCTTCCGCTGGTCCCGTCACCCCGGCGGCGAGATCCGCTCCGCCACCGTCTCCCGCAAGGCCGGGCACTGGTACATCTCCTTCCTCGTCGAGGACGGCATCCTCACCCCCGGGCGCCATGCGGGCACGCCAGTCGGGATCGACCGGGGCGTCGTCGTCGCGGCGGCCACGAGCACAGGCGACTTCCACGACCGCGAGTTCGTTACCGCCGGGGAGAAGTCCCGATACCGGCGTCTTCAGCAGCGTCTAGCCCGGTCGAAGAAGGGCTCGGCGAACCGCCGCAAGACCCTCGCGGCGATGAACCGGATCATGGGCCGGGTCACCGACAGGCGCGCCGACTTCTGCGCGCAGACAGCGAACCGGCTCACCACCCGCCACAGCGTGGTGGTGCTGGAGGACCTGCGCACGAAGAACATGACCGCTTCGGCCAAGGGCACGAAGGCAGAACCCGGCCGCAACGTCTGCCAGAAAGCCGGACTGAACCGGGCGATCCTTGACAAGGGCTGGCACCGCATGGAGCTGGCCATCCGCAACGCAGCACGCTCGACCGGCACCGAAGTGGTCCTGGTCAACCCCGCGTACACGTCGCAGACGTGCAACCGGTGCGGGCACGTGGATGCGAAGAACCGTGAGAGCCAAGCGGCCTTCGTATGCACGTCCTGCGGCCACCGGGACCACGCCGACGTGAACGCCGCGAAGAACATCCTCAGCGCGGCGGGACACGCCGTGCCAGCCTGTGGAGACCTCGCCGTTGGGCGGTCGGTGAAGCAGGAACTTCCGGGACCCCGCGAGGCAGTACCGGTCCAACTTGCTTTCGAGCTGGTTGGAATCCCCCGGCTTTAG